From Aspergillus luchuensis IFO 4308 DNA, chromosome 2, nearly complete sequence:
CAGCTGATTACCCTGACCGACGGCAGCACCTTCACCCACCgtacctcttctcctctccccgtcTACCGCTCGACTCGTGACACGCGCAACACTCTGCTCTGGAACCCTACCTCAAGCAAGCTGAAGAGcgttgaggatgatgaggctggTCGATTGGCGGCTTTCAGAGCTAAGTTCGGTCGCAGCTGGGATGTGAACACGCCTGTGGAGGACTCTTCCAAGACGACGGACAAGTCGGCACAAAGTaaggaggctgctgctgcggaggccgctgccgctgctgaggaagaggacgacaACCTGCTGGATTTGATCAGTTCGTTTGGtcaggaggagcagcaggcttctcagaagaagaagaaggattgatttgattgattgatctgaTTGGGTTGGATTTGGGTTGTGCTGGGGTGTATGTATGATGATAGTGTGGGCGATTCAAGGACCTTTTATTCcagttttctttccttttcgaTGTTGTTATACGATACAGATCTTGTTCGGCTTTATGTACAGTACATCATACCATTTAAATGGAGTTTCAGCATCGGTGGTTCAAGACTTGTTTTCCCTGGAGTGTAGCCATTGCACTATCTTTGAGTCGATGTGAATGAACATGATTAAAGCCATTACTATACTACATTGGAGAAGCCATTGATATCAGGGCGCTGCTGTAGTGATCCATCCCATTGAATACGTATAAACGACTCGCCATAAGAAAATGAACAAACGTGCGCCGCTCCTCTCAGTAAGCAGGCAAAGTGATAATCAACGTTGGGTAATACCGCAAAgcggagggtggaggggacATCAACAAGTCGTCGCTTTTCTTTTGTACAGAGTCTGACAGGTAGGGAAACCGCCTATGCCTCCTCTGCCGGAGTAGCTTCAGCGGTTTCCTCGACTGCAGGGGGCGCCGAAGCATCGCCCACTCCTGCGGTGCCGTAGAGGGggtttccttcttcacccgCATCCAGCTGCAAGAGGAACGTTTCCCAAAGCTCGATCAACTGTGAGACCTATGTTAGCAAACATTTGTCAAAATTGCATACCGGACAAGTAGCTGCTCACCTCTTTTTGGGCTTCCACTGCACTCTCCAAGAAGGTCTCAACCCCAGATTTGaaatcctccaccttctccttctcgaaCCGCTGGAGTTCATTTCGCATAAGCCGACCCATATCCTCGAATAGTAGCCGAGCCTGATGAACTTTTCTCTCGGCATCGGCCACATCGGCATTGACTTGGGTCAGGCGATCCTGCTGCGTCTTGCCTTGCCTGAGGAGCTTCTCTTGCGTATGTTTGCGCTTCTGCATTTCCGCTTCCGCCGCGTGCCAGCTATGAAAAGCCTTCTGACGCTGGGAGAAAGCCGTCTTCACACTTCCAATCAAACGAAGATACTCGTCGATTGTGATTCCCAGAGTGAGAACATCCTGTTGAGCTTGGCGTTCGTACAGCTCCCTTATGCGTAGCTGTAGGTCGGAAAGGCCATCGAGGGGAGTAGAAAGCGCAGGAGACAGCTCGACAGCTGCCAATGCATGAAGGGAAGCCGAAAAGTCGCCAGCAGCCTCAGCCAGTCCCTTGCGCTGCGCTACCACTGTGTCGACCGATTTCATCAATGCCTTCAACTGATTCTCCAGGGCGTCCATGTAGATCTTGCGGTCATGGAACCACTGAAATTGTCAGCACGGCTACCTGCTCGCACTCGTAGACAAACTTACATCATCATGCTCGACGAactttccaccaccaccgacgtTAATGCCAAAGGAACTGAACATGCCCTTGTTCTGGCCAAGATCGGGTTCCCTGTTTTCCTTGTTTTTCACGTCCATGTTAAAGGTCTCGCTCTCGAGGAAAATCTTAAGATCGCCATCATGCTGGAGAATAGGGTGTGCCGCGATTTTGTTCAGCATCCGCTCAAGAGCAGCCCTCCTAGACTCGACGAAGTTCGTATCGAAACGGCCCACCGCTTGCTTctccggaggaggggggacaACAACACCGGGGTTGTTGTTATGCATTGAGTTATAGAGCCAAAGGAAGTCACGGTATCTGCGGCTGACCGTAAACTCCGGTTGTCGGTAGGCTTTGGAAGTCGTCTATATGTAGCATGAGCAGTGTCCTACAGCATCCCACTAGAACGACATACCTTGGTTCTCACTTGATACACAATGTGACTGCTGGTGAGGTCTCCAACTTTGTGCGGATCCCCGACAGTGATATCGAAGGTCGGGTTCGCAGCCTTTTCCACGCTAATACTGGGTTCTGATTGCCGTTTCGCCCCTTCCGCCTCACTCGGAGGTTGTACTGGCGGAGGTCCTCGAAATCCTGCACCATCCTCTTCCAGATTCACGGAATCCGCCAGGCCAGTTCCTGCGGACGCTTGGGAGGCAGATGATGTGGGACGAACATTGCGCCCTGAGAACTCCTTCTGCGGCGGGGCAGGTGCCTGCTCAAGGGGACTAGTTTCCGCCTTATCCCCGAGCGGACCAAGGGGATCAAACGAGTCATCCACCGCCTCTAACTTCGTCGCTTGCGCATTGATCCTTCGGGTGCCTCGTGGGCCTCGTCGTACAGGGGAACGGGGGGCACTGGGGCTAGCTTGTTGTGTCGGTTGGTCGGGAGCTGGGAGATGTCGTCATCAGGTTAGAAAGCTCGGACAAGAGGTACAGAGATGCAAGATGCTCTTTAGGGACATACACGTTTCCTCTACTTCGGATCGGGATGCTTGATGGGTGGTGCTCGATTGCGAAGGCACGTCTGCATAACTGCGTTAGACGAAGCACGATGCGATTGTATCCGTGACTGCCTGGTTGCTTACCGCCCCACGGGGAGTCACCAGCGTCGAGATCCATGAGAGATGTGGGTATCAAACTGGGATAGATCGGAAATCAAGAGGTATCAATTAAGAATAGGAATTAGCTGGAGAATCGAAAGACGGCGTgaggggttggggagagACCGCAGTCgggggagttggagggaGCGACCAGGTTGCCGTAGTCCGATGATCCGCGCCGTTGTCCAACTACGGATTAGGGTTCCCCCGCCAAGCTTGATGGAGGACCTTCAGGCTGACCTCCATTTGAACTTGCAACTCTTCCCAATGTTTCTCTACAAAAAATGTCTTTTCTGCCTATGCAAAGACACGTGGATTTCTATTCAATGCTTACAGTTTGGTGAGCTCAAGCACTTGGCAAGGAACACACTGGCCTGCTGGATGGATTCCAATACCAAGCCAGTACATTCCCCGAGATACATCCTAAGCACTCAAATTCCCGGCCCCCGTTTCTTACAAAGAAGTACTGGACTACAGTATTTCTTCAAGTGAAGcagttatttatttcatatgtatcatcatcatagccGTGCGGTCCTATACAGAAGACCTCCAACTGCTGGACTACACAGAATTGAGCGTTTCAGCGAACAATTCCTTCAAACTACGTTTCTTTCACCCAAGGGAGACCAAGCTTGTGCATCTCAACAGCAAGCTGGAACAGGTAGTCTAGACTCTCGCACTGAGTCTTGGCTTTGACGACGTCGTCTCCCCACACATAACTAGACACATACATGAGCCCGCCGTCACTTGAAAGTCAAGGGTTAGAAGATGAGAACTTACATTCCGTGTCTCCGCACAAGGACAGCATAGGTGTCCGGGTATTCCtccatcgccttctccaAGCTTCCCGTGAGGTCTTCCTCAAACGCGGTGTTATCGATGATCGGGATGCGAAGAGTATCGTAGAATCCCATcatgcccttgcccttgccacGGGGGATACCCTTGATCTGCTCAATGTTGCTAATTTCAAAGCAGGCGTTCGGGCCCTTTTCGCGCTCAACCAGGAGGGTCACCAGGACCGCCCACTGAGAATGAGTGTGGATACAGCAGCCAGCCCCGCGCTCAAAAGCGGCAAGGAACAGTGGCGTGCATGCCGAGGGCTTCAGGTCGAGCGGCTTGCGAATGTATTTGCGATCGGACGGAGGGTACTTGGGCGTAGGGAATTCCAAGACGAAGATGTTGTCGGatttcatcatctccttctgcaCACCAGAAGGAGCGATGAATATATGGTTATCGCGACGAATGGAAGTCTAATGCATAATAAATAGTGATCAATTAGCGGTTAATCACGATCGCTCTGGAGGTGCAACAGTGCTTACCCCGCCACCAGTACCGGTGACCCAGCCCCAATTGTAGAACCGGCGACAGAGATCAGGGATCAAGTTGGCGGGATGCTCGGGGTCAGACGACTGGACCAAATGGTCATTGTTCTCCTTTTGGATTTCTTGGGCCATGGCGATGGTTATTGCGCGTGGTTGGGAGATCGATTAGATAGGAAGAGACAGCTCGGGGCGATCGGCTTTAGAGTGATTGTCACGAATCCTCTAGCGCTAAATCTGCAGTAGATCTTCCCTAGATCCTGCGATGagagaaatagaatatatattggaAATACAGCGACACTGCCTTGAACGTCGTACAGGTGAGGCAAGAGGAGGTTtgacagaaaaataaaaaaactgtCAGGcggcggggaggggaaagcaGAAGCAAATCACCTCACTAACGCCTTTGGGTGGATTAAGGTAGCGGGGGGAGTGTGTTCGCGCCATCGCCGACCATTGGTGGACAAGCAACGGAAGAAGGAAGTAATCCATCTAGTAGTCTGAACAGCGTGAGTCTCTGTAAGTCATAGTTCccaagagaaggaaaaaccCGGATCTTTTATGTAGGTCATTGAAAATGGACCACAAGGTCCTTTACTTCATCCAGTAATAATACTTCCTGTAAACATTCTCAGCTGCTGAGAAATAAATTACATATGACAGTCACTGGATTCCAATTCCATGAACTGCAATTCTTCTAGACTCTGGGTCTACTTACTAAATTAAATACAATCCCGAGGAACGGACAAATACCAGCAGCCGATTTGCACCCGCAGAACATTGGAGAAGCGCGACTAGCCAGATCGGGCAGGCGGGACCTTTCCCCAaggagcagcggcagcggaaGAGGCCACCTTGAACTTCCCAGCTTCATGCATTACCTTGCGTCTTCTTATATAACCATCGCTCCAACggttcccttcttcctcttctcctctccctttaCCTTCCCCGTGCAGCTACTTGACTGTTGAGcttgcctttctctctctctgatCCACATTCACCCTCTCCGGAGGTTCAATTGCTGGTGCGCTTTGTTCGCCtttgtttgttttccttcttttcttcctctctcggACGTTCTGGTTTAAGAGCGCCGGTCGCTATCCACCATGCGTTTCAACGCTGCTTTGACTTCTGCCCTGGTCTCCTCGGCCTCCATCATGGGCTATGCCCATGCTGAGGAGActgagaagaagcccgagaCCACCTCCTTGGCCGAGAAGCCTACTTTCACCGTGAGTATCTCCGCAGACCGACAAGAGGTGCTGCCGCGCCCTGCTAACTACGTGCTTCCAGCCCACCTCCATCGAGGCTCCTTTCTTGGAGCAGTTCACCGATGACTGGGACTCCCGGTGGACTCCCTCTCACGCTAAGAAGGAGGACTCCAAGTCCGAGGAGGACTGGGCCTATGTTGGTGAATGGTCCGTCGAGGAGCCCACTGTCCTCAAGGGTATGGAGGGTGACAAGGGTCTCGTCGTCAAGAACGTCGCTGCCCACCACGCCATCTCGGCCAAGTTCCCCAAGAAGATCGACAACAAGGACAAGACTCTGGTCGTCCAGTATGAGGTGAAGCCGCAGAGTAAGTGTGACAATTGCTGCGCATGCTCGGTGCTGGGACGCTAACGATAGTCACAGACTCCCTTGTCTGCGGTGGTGCCTACCTGAAGCTTCTCCAGGATAACAAGAAGCTCCACCTCGACGAGTTCTCGAACGCGTCTCCTTACGTGATCATGTTCGGTCCCGACAAGTGTGGTGCTACCAACAAGGTAAGAAGGATCTTGCTAAACGCTGCTTAGTGCAGGCGACTGCAACGGGGACTAACAACTAGTTTCTTAGGTTCACTTCATCTTCCGTCACAAGAACCCCAAGACCGGCGAGTACGAGGAGAAGCACCTTAAGGCCCCTCCTGCCGCCCGTACCTCCAAGGTCACCTCCGTCTACACCCTGGTCGTCAACCCCGACCAGACCTTCCAGATCCTGATTGATGGCGAGTCCGTCAAGGAAGGTTCTCTCCTTGAGGACTTCAACCCCCCTGTCAACCCCGAGAAGGAGATTGACGAccccaaggacaagaagccCGCCGACTGGGTTGATGAGGCCAAGATCCCCGACCCTGAGGCTACGAAGCCCGAGGACTGGGACGAGGAGGCTCCCTTCGAGATtgtcgacgaggaggctACCATCCCCGAGGACTGGCTTGAGGACGAGCCCACTAGCATCCCCGACCCCGAGGCTGAGAAGCCCGaggactgggatgatgaggaggatggcgacTGGGTTCCTCCCACTGTTCCCAACCCCAAGTGCCAGGACGCCTCCGGATGTGGTCCTTGGTCTCCtcccatgaagaagaacccTGACTACAAGGGCAAGTGGTCTGCTCCCTTGATTGACAACCCCGCCTACAAGGGACCCTGGGCTCCCCGCAAGATCGCCAACCCTGCCTACTTTGAGGACAAGACCCCCTCCAACTTTGAGCCCATGGGCGCTGTAAGTGTACCTTTCCATTGTAAGGCTTAGGCTTTGAGTGACTAACGATAATGCAGATTGGTTTCGAGATCTGGACCATGCAGAACGACATCCTGTTCGACAACATCTACGTTGGCCACTCCGCCGAGGATGCTGAGAAGCTGCGCCAGGAGACCTTCGATGTCAAGCACCCCGTTGAgctggctgaggaggaggccaACAAGCCCAAGCCTGAAGAGAAGGCCGCCGAGCCCAGTGTTAGCTTCAAGGAGGACCCTGTGGGCcacatcaaggagaaggtcgaCAACTTTGTCCGCCTCTCTAAGCAGGACCCCATCAACGCCGTGAAGCAGGTTCCTGACGTTGCCGGTGGTCTTGCCGCTGTTCTCGTCACCAtgatcctcgtcatcgtcggagcCGTTGGCGCCAGCACCCCGGCTCCTGCTCCCaccaagaagggcaaggaggctgctggtgctaccaaggagaagaccgGTGCGgccaccagctcctccgcggacACTGGCAAGGGTGGTGCTACCAAGCGCACTACCCGCTCTTCTGCCGAGTAAACCGGTGCAGCTATCAGTGGAACAGCACGCagggaagaaaggagagataAAAGGCGAAAAAAGTctaaaacaaacaaacaaaccaggGATATCCTAACTACATTgtgtttttattttataccTCTGTTGCAGCGTTCAATCAATGATTCATTCTGATTCCATGGAGGAAAGGCTAGTGGGGCATCAGCTACCGCCTAtacaaggaagaggataagCAGACCTCAATTGGGGGGTTTCTTTGGGAGGAGGTTAATGCAAGTGAAATGTGTAAAAGTAGCCAAGCTGCAGAATTCTACTGTTGGTTTCTCTAGTTCACGGAATGATCGGGTAGTTCTTGTAACTTTTCCAGCGGTGTCACAATTTTGTGACCGATCGTCCTGCGGTCCGAGGTTCCTAGTATACACCGTCATCGGAGAAGGGCCGACGATACCCGCCTGTTACTTACACAGGAGCTTCCATCCCCAAAAAGACTTGAGGAAGGTATCGCAGTTTCCATGAAGGGCGAATGTAGCTATACTGGGACTACCTACAGATAGCTTATAGTAGTCGGCAGTGAATGCTCTCTCTAGGCCAGCGAGCTAATTATGCTTCGAATTTACCCCATAAAATGGCTGGATCGGGCAGGCAGTTCCGGGTGACCATGTGATTGGCTGGAGGCGCCGAGCGTTATCAGAACCTCGGCGGAATGCACATCAATACGGGGAAAGTACCAGACCCAGTATGAACCTGGTACCTGAACGGCCTCCACCGTATTTATCTACTTTGCCTCCCTTCCTGCTGTCCTCACATTCTCCCCCTTGGATTATTTCCCTTGCTCTTGCCCGTGATTTGGAATTCTTCCTCAAACCATTGTCCTTCTGACCCCGATCATTCATCTCTCACGTTTATTATCTTCCATCTTTCAATCATGGCCGCCCGTCGGTCTATTGTCCGTTCCATCCCCGCTCTCCGCGCCGCATCTCCCCGCACGGCCGTGGCCACCTCCAGATCTGTAGCTGCAGCTTCGGCCTCGCGGCGCCTATCTACTGTTATAATgccctcgtcgtcctctacatcttctcctgcaaCATCTAAgctctcctcatcttctcctgccaCCATGTCAGCAACACGTCGACTCCACGCCACTGCCCAACAGTTCACCCCCGCAACTACCTCCGCGGCTACTACCGCCACCGAGTACCCGACGGACCATAGCCCCATCGCCAACCCCATCGACACCGCTAATTTCCTGGACAACCAGTTTGTTGCTTCCAAGGCTACCACCTGGATCGACCTGCACGATCCTGCCACCAACAATCTCGTTACTCGAGTGCCGCAAAGCACCGATGAGGAACTCCGTGCCGCCGTCGAGTCGGCCGAGAAGGCCTTCCCAGCCTGGCGCGCTACCAGCGTTATTGCCAAGCAGCAGATCATGTTCAAGTTCGTGAGCTTGATCCGTGCCAACTGGGACCGACTTGCTGCATCCATCACCCTCGAGCAGGGCAAGACCTTTGCGGATGCCAAGGGTGATGTTCTCCGCGGCCTTCAAGTCGCCGAAACAGCCTGTGGTATTACCACCCAGCTCACGGGCGAGGTGCTCGAAGTGGCCAAGGATATGGAGACCAGGAGCTACAGAGAGCCCCTAGGTGTGGTTGCTGCCATTTGTCCTTTCAGTAAGTGATCCTGCAGCCATCCTGCAAGCTAGGTGACATTGTCCGACGCTAACcgcaccccctccccttcctcggcAGACTTCCCCGCAATGATCCCCCTGTGGTGCATCCCCATCGCTACCGTGACGGGCAACTGTCTCATCCTTAAGCCATCTGAGCGGGACCCCGGAGCTGCAATGATCCTGGCCGAGCTGGCCCGGGAAGCAGGCTTCCCTCCCGGCGTCATCAACATTGTCCACGGCTCCGCCAAGACTGTCgacttcatcctcgacgaacctgccatcaaggccatcaGCTTCGTCGGTAGCAACCGCGCCGGAGAGTACATCTACACCCGCGGCTCTGCCAATGGCAAGCGTGTCCAGGCCAACCTGGGCGCCAAGAACCATGCCGCCGTAGTCCCAGACTGCAACAAGAACCAGACCCTGAACGCCCTCGTCGGAGCGGCCTTTGGAGCTGCCGGCCAACGCTGCATGGCTCTAAGCACAGTGGTCATGGTCGGCGAGACCCAGGAATGGCTTCCTGAGATGGCCGAACGGGCCAAGGCACTGCACGTCAACGGAGGCTTCGAAGAAGGCGCCGACCTCGGCCCTGTCATCAGCCCTGAAAGCAAGAAGCGCATCGAGGACCTGATCGCCagcgccgaagaagagggtgcgaccatcctcctcgacggCAGAGGCTACAAGCCAGAGAAGTACCCCAACGGCAATTTTGTAAGCCCCCACCCATCCCCTCTCTATCTAagtatatctttttttcgGTTTTTCTAACCAATACAAACCCCACAGGTCGgccccaccatcatcaccaacgtAACCCCCGAAATGAAATGCTACAAGGAAGAAATCTTTGGCCCCGTCCTCGTCTGTCTGTCCGTGCCCACGCTAGACGACGCCATCGAGCTCATCAACAAGAACGAGTACGGAAACGGAGCTGCCATCTTCACCCGCTCCGGATCTACTGCCTCCCGCTTCCAGAAGGACATCGAGGCCGGCCAGGTTGGCGTGAATGTGCCCATCCCTGTGCCGTTGCCTATGTTCTCTTTCACCGGTAACAAGAAGAGTattgccggtggtggtgctaaCACTTTCTATGGTAAACCCGGGTTGCAGTTCTATACGCAGCAGAAGACGGTGACTAGCTTGTGGAGGAGTGAGGATGCTGTTAGCACTAAGGCTCATACGGTTATGCCTACTCATTCGTGAGGGGGGttgtttgttggttggttaaAGGGGAATTTTATGATGTTTAGGTTGCATCGGACATGgtctttctttattataaaataccATTGAGTTTATGATTTCGGGTTTCTGGCTATATTACATCGTTTTAGTCAGTCGCATACTCCAATTTGTCTCTGCGTTCATCTGCTCATACTATCCTCGTGCGGATGTGGTCGATATTCTGACCAAAACGTGGTGTCTGCATGTGATCTAATATGGTCTTCCCCGCTTTGTGACTACCATGCCTGTTTAAATGCTTTACGAAATATCGGGATATTGAAACCTGTTTTCTAGGGAACATAATGATACTTTATTGTGTGGGGCATCCCTAGTCAGAACTAGTGCGGACAGTATGTCCGCAGTCACAGCTTGCAATGGAGCCCCGCCTCTAGGGGTTTAGTGTTAGGGCAGTCACTACCCTGCTGCCATGCATTCTATTAATAAGGTAGGACAGCTCCCGAACAAGAGCATCTCACGTAGGATGCCTCTACTCAGTCCGTGGCTTTACGAAGCTGTAGACCAGCCGGGCCAGCTTGTATTTTGTGCCCTTGACGACAGCAACACGACGAGTGTAATAGCGCTTGCCGTCAATGATCTCGAAACCCCAAACCTATGTATCTTGCATCAGAACATGTCAAAGGACGGAATTCATGAAGAAAAAACGAACCTGTTCGGCAGTCCAGCCGCTGTCCACGTTCTCCACAAAGCTGAGATACCAGAGcccctctccctcgccaaACTCTTCACCGATTTCCTCAACAACAAAGCCCTCGGATGCACTTCCGTCGGCTAGAATCTCCCCTCTAAGGAATTTGTAGACCTGGGGTTCGTCGATCTTGGTCTCGAATTCTGTATAAGGGCGCACCTTTCCGTCCTCGCCCTTAGATCCCCGGAAGAACCGCGACTGACCTTTGAGATGGCCAAAGATGTGGTCGTCGTGCTCTCGAACCTTGTTGTCGCTGATACGTCTCTCAGTTGTACCTTTGATGCCACCAGTGACCGTCTGATCGATATCGATGTGCCATATAGTCGGATCTGCAGCATCGGGATACTCATTGATGGAGAGAGTGACTGTTGCGACACTGAGAGCTTTACGCATGAGCCAGCTCATTCCTTGCTATTCCATCCACGGCAGTATGTAAGCACGAGAGGTATTGCCTTGAGTTGTATACATGATTGACTTGTAGAGCCCAGGGTGGGGTATGAGACTTACCAGCTCGAGAATGGGCTCTGAAGGGTTGGAGAGAGTTTTGTCCTAGGATCAATAATGTCAGTATATATCTTATGAAATCAAAGAAAGGTATCAGTGTACCATTGTCCACTCTCCATTGAGGGTCTTGAGGTTGCTGTCTGCGGGGgcagccatggtgatggtagaATGAGGGGTGATAGTGATAAGATACGGAAATCGAAAGTAGGCGGGTCACAGGTAAGAATGGGTGATGGGGTTGATGATCAGGACGACAATTGGTCTGATTGACAGTGGTCGTACGAGAATGAGCTGGgggagtggaagaggaactTAAGTGGACATGGACGGAGCAGCGCTGACAATCCGACTACTTATATGCTGCAGGAGTAACTACTAAATGGGGCTTCATGTGATGGGCTCCTTCCATTTCTATCGCCGGACTGTGACTTCCGCCGAGGCATCTGACACGTGCCACCGCCTATTTCATGTTGATTTGGTGACTGGCATTCTtgagtagtactagtagtgctACTAAGAGTAGCAGAAGGTGCGCAATAGTTCCCCGTGACAGACGTTGCTCTAGTCTGGTCCAGATGGTGTGATGGATCGACCATTCGGTTGCGGACTATTTATTTCCAAGCTGTAAATAATGGCCC
This genomic window contains:
- a CDS encoding uncharacterized protein (COG:S;~EggNog:ENOG410PN3S) is translated as MAAPADSNLKTLNGEWTMDKTLSNPSEPILELQGMSWLMRKALSVATVTLSINEYPDAADPTIWHIDIDQTVTGGIKGTTERRISDNKVREHDDHIFGHLKGQSRFFRGSKGEDGKVRPYTEFETKIDEPQVYKFLRGEILADGSASEGFVVEEIGEEFGEGEGLWYLSFVENVDSGWTAEQVWGFEIIDGKRYYTRRVAVVKGTKYKLARLVYSFVKPRTE
- a CDS encoding CoA-acylating methylmalonate-semialdehyde dehydrogenase (COG:C;~EggNog:ENOG410PFAG;~InterPro:IPR015590,IPR016162,IPR016160,IPR016161, IPR010061,IPR016163;~PFAM:PF00171;~go_function: GO:0004491 - methylmalonate-semialdehyde dehydrogenase (acylating) activity [Evidence IEA];~go_function: GO:0016491 - oxidoreductase activity [Evidence IEA];~go_function: GO:0016620 - oxidoreductase activity, acting on the aldehyde or oxo group of donors, NAD or NADP as acceptor [Evidence IEA];~go_process: GO:0055114 - oxidation-reduction process [Evidence IEA]) — protein: MAARRSIVRSIPALRAASPRTAVATSRSVAAASASRRLSTVIMPSSSSTSSPATSKLSSSSPATMSATRRLHATAQQFTPATTSAATTATEYPTDHSPIANPIDTANFLDNQFVASKATTWIDLHDPATNNLVTRVPQSTDEELRAAVESAEKAFPAWRATSVIAKQQIMFKFVSLIRANWDRLAASITLEQGKTFADAKGDVLRGLQVAETACGITTQLTGEVLEVAKDMETRSYREPLGVVAAICPFNFPAMIPLWCIPIATVTGNCLILKPSERDPGAAMILAELAREAGFPPGVINIVHGSAKTVDFILDEPAIKAISFVGSNRAGEYIYTRGSANGKRVQANLGAKNHAAVVPDCNKNQTLNALVGAAFGAAGQRCMALSTVVMVGETQEWLPEMAERAKALHVNGGFEEGADLGPVISPESKKRIEDLIASAEEEGATILLDGRGYKPEKYPNGNFVGPTIITNVTPEMKCYKEEIFGPVLVCLSVPTLDDAIELINKNEYGNGAAIFTRSGSTASRFQKDIEAGQVGVNVPIPVPLPMFSFTGNKKSIAGGGANTFYGKPGLQFYTQQKTVTSLWRSEDAVSTKAHTVMPTHS